DNA sequence from the Streptomyces cinnabarinus genome:
CTTCAAGACCATCAACGACAGCCTCGGGCACGCGGCCGGTGACCGGCTGCTGGTGGAGGTCGCCGACCGGCTCCAGTCCTGCGCGACCGCGCCCGGCGAGATGGTCGCCCGGCTCGGCGGCGACGAGTTCGTCGCGCTGACCACCGGCCCCGACACCGAGCGGGAGGTCGACGAGCTGGCCGCCCGGATCATGAACGCGCTGGTCGCCCCGATCACCGTCGAGGGCCGGGCGCTGACCGTGCGCGGCAGCATCGGCATCGTGGAGGGCCCGGCGGGTGAGCGCGGCCCGGCGGAGGTGCTGCGCAGCGCCGACATCACGATGTACCGGGCCAAGTCGGCGGGCGGCAACCGCTTCGAGCTGGCCGACCCGGAGGCCGACGCCCGCGCGATCACCCGGCACGGGCTGACCACGGCGCTGCCGACCGCCCTGGACCGGGGCGAGTTCTTCATCGAGTACCAGCCGCTGGTCCACCTCGGTGACGGCGGCGTACGCGGCGCCGAGGCGCTGGTGCGCTGGCTGCACCCGCAGCACGGCGTCCTCGGCCCGGACCGGTTCATCCCGCTCGCCGAGCACACGGGCCTGATCGTTCCGCTCGGCCGCTGGGTGCTGGAGCAGTCGGTGCGCCAGGCCCGGGACTGGCGCGAGCGGCACGCGGACGCGGGCCCCATGCGCATCAACGTCAACCTCTCGCCGTGCCAGCTCACCCACCCCGGACTGGTGCAGGACACGGTCGAGATCCTGGAGCGCGCGGGGGTGGACCCCGACGCGCTGTGCCTCGAAGTCACCGAGTCGGCGCTGATCGGCGCCGACGACGACCTGCTCAAGCCGCTGCGCCGACTGGCCGAGATGGGCGTCGACATCGCCCTGGACGACTTCGGCACCGGCTACTCCAACCTCGCCAACCTGCGCCGCCTGCCGGTGAGCGTCCTCAAGCTGGACCGATCCTTCACCCAGAGCATGCAGCAGTTCCCGGCGGACCCCGTCGACCTCAAGATCGTCGAGGGGATCGTTTCGCTCGCCCACAGCCTGAACCTCGCGGTCACCGTCGAAGGCGTCGAAACCGGAGCCCAGGCCGAGCAACTCCGCATACTCGGCTGCGACACGGCCCAGGGCTGGTACTACGCCCGCCCGGGCCCACCGGAGCGCCTGCACGAGCTGGCGCTGGTGGACGCAACGGGCTGAGCTGCCACGGTCGTACGGGAGTCCGGTGCGGGCTCTAGTGCTCCAGCAGCATGCGCTGAAGCTCTCGCGCCGCCCGCGGCGGAGCCACGTCGCTGCGGTGTGCCAGTGCGATCGTGCGGTGCAGGCCGGGCGGGGCCAGTGGGGTGACCCGTAGGCCCCGGCCCGCCCGTGCCGCCACCATCCGTGGGACCACCGCCACGCCCAGGCCCGCCCGGGCGAAGCCCAGGACCGCGTCCATCTCGCCGCCCTCCACCGCGAAGTCCGGTTCGAAGCCCTCGGCGCGGCAGGCGGCGACCGTGAGTTCCCGCAGGTCGTAGCCGTGCCGGAACATCACCAGGCGTTCGCCCTCCAGGTCGGCGACGCGGATCGCCCGCTTGCCGTGGCCGGGCTTCGGGGCGTCCGGGGAGGAGACCACCACCAGGTCCTCGCGCAGGAGTTCCACGGTCGCGAGGGCGGGGGAGGGGGTGGGGAGGGGGAGCACGACCAGCGCCAGGTCCAGCGCGCCGCGGGCCAGTTCGCGTACCAGGTCGTGGGAGCCGCCCTCCTCGATCATGAGGTGGATGCCGGGGTAGCGGTCGTGGAAGGCTCGCAGGACGTCCGGCAGCAGGCCCGTGCACAGGCTCGGGGTCGCCCCCAGCCGGACCCGACCGCTGCGCAACTGCACCAGCTCCTGGACTTCGAGCCGCGCTGTATCCGCGTCGGCCAGGATGCGCCGGGC
Encoded proteins:
- a CDS encoding putative bifunctional diguanylate cyclase/phosphodiesterase, producing MSAEPDGPEDRLRRFATIWSRAVFPVTSTSSTRPEFEQQLLPLARRLSQGLLARAFDAEEARAVGAALVGAHCTDPEALSRSLDCVDAYLVLYCGDGSAQEDLRARSGRLQHAMAAGFAQALRERTLAEQEAISAAALAAQGVVAQALHASEARFRAVFEGAAIGIGIADLAGNILQVNGALVRMFGGAEQLVRGRNVMEWTHPEDAPQVWKLYEELVRGEREHYHVEKAFYRPDGTVLWTNLTVSLLRDADGNPEYQLALMEDTTERRLLNLRLRYEATHDALTGLPNRTLFFERLEKALGAGEGQRFGLCYLDLDGFKTINDSLGHAAGDRLLVEVADRLQSCATAPGEMVARLGGDEFVALTTGPDTEREVDELAARIMNALVAPITVEGRALTVRGSIGIVEGPAGERGPAEVLRSADITMYRAKSAGGNRFELADPEADARAITRHGLTTALPTALDRGEFFIEYQPLVHLGDGGVRGAEALVRWLHPQHGVLGPDRFIPLAEHTGLIVPLGRWVLEQSVRQARDWRERHADAGPMRINVNLSPCQLTHPGLVQDTVEILERAGVDPDALCLEVTESALIGADDDLLKPLRRLAEMGVDIALDDFGTGYSNLANLRRLPVSVLKLDRSFTQSMQQFPADPVDLKIVEGIVSLAHSLNLAVTVEGVETGAQAEQLRILGCDTAQGWYYARPGPPERLHELALVDATG
- a CDS encoding LysR family transcriptional regulator — protein: MQFQQLQYFVAVAETRHFTRAADLVHVSQPSLSQQIKALERELGADLFLRARGNITLTDAGEALLPLARRILADADTARLEVQELVQLRSGRVRLGATPSLCTGLLPDVLRAFHDRYPGIHLMIEEGGSHDLVRELARGALDLALVVLPLPTPSPALATVELLREDLVVVSSPDAPKPGHGKRAIRVADLEGERLVMFRHGYDLRELTVAACRAEGFEPDFAVEGGEMDAVLGFARAGLGVAVVPRMVAARAGRGLRVTPLAPPGLHRTIALAHRSDVAPPRAARELQRMLLEH